Proteins encoded together in one Thermomonospora curvata DSM 43183 window:
- a CDS encoding phosphorothioated DNA-binding restriction endonuclease: MEWFERVARMRRWTRGGERDPHRALLLLLALGDLHRRGYTQLRYRDIEEPLGELLTEFGPAKPASPGYAFHQLAADGLWEVFTPHGTGSPGPDAAALRAYDAAGRLVPRFAKELLADPTAFAQIVHLLLQLNFEPGLHEDLRMAVGLPHEPPVPVTLAANLQGLLPRARPDVLLRQKVLVAYDCRCAFCGFEGWMGNSVVGLEAARLRWWAFDGYDDLSNALCLCTLHHRLLDRGVLSLSSSGTILVSRQFVGTTESSHALVDSLVGRKAAQPKVGFPAPHRNNIDWHVRQVFRGPARTA; this comes from the coding sequence ATGGAGTGGTTCGAGAGAGTGGCTCGCATGCGCCGCTGGACCCGTGGCGGCGAACGCGATCCCCACCGTGCACTGCTCCTGCTGCTGGCGCTCGGCGACCTGCACCGGCGCGGCTATACCCAGCTTCGTTACCGGGACATCGAAGAGCCGCTGGGCGAACTGCTGACCGAGTTCGGCCCGGCCAAGCCGGCCAGCCCCGGGTACGCCTTTCACCAGCTGGCCGCCGACGGCCTGTGGGAGGTGTTCACCCCGCACGGCACCGGAAGCCCTGGGCCTGACGCGGCCGCACTGCGCGCCTACGACGCCGCCGGCCGGCTGGTGCCCCGTTTCGCCAAGGAATTGCTGGCCGACCCGACGGCGTTCGCGCAGATCGTGCATCTGCTGCTGCAACTGAATTTCGAGCCCGGCCTGCACGAGGACCTGCGCATGGCGGTCGGGCTGCCGCATGAGCCGCCGGTGCCGGTCACGCTGGCCGCCAATCTCCAGGGCCTGCTGCCGCGGGCCCGGCCGGACGTGCTGCTGCGGCAGAAGGTGCTGGTCGCCTACGACTGCCGCTGCGCGTTCTGCGGTTTCGAAGGATGGATGGGCAACAGCGTGGTGGGCCTGGAGGCCGCCCGGCTGCGCTGGTGGGCGTTCGACGGTTATGACGACCTGTCCAACGCCCTGTGCCTGTGCACGCTGCACCACCGGCTGCTGGACCGGGGGGTGCTCAGCCTGAGCAGCAGCGGAACCATCCTGGTCAGCCGGCAGTTCGTGGGCACCACCGAATCGTCGCACGCGCTGGTGGACTCACTGGTCGGGCGCAAGGCCGCACAACCCAAGGTCGGTTTCCCCGCTCCGCACCGCAACAACATCGACTGGCATGTCCGGCAGGTTTTCCGGGGGCCCGCTCGCACCGCCTGA
- a CDS encoding TadE/TadG family type IV pilus assembly protein translates to MSIRYPVREAPRRAVQAAPARTDRGAVTVEMAFLLPIMLMLIFMIIDFGRAFNAQLRINEAVRQGVRTAVLTQPPADPKTAAADIMTTALGGLTVASPEWIQPCTGTATVARATATYRFEGTLFSRELTGQAVMQCPS, encoded by the coding sequence ATGTCGATCCGGTACCCGGTGCGCGAAGCCCCGCGCCGAGCGGTACAGGCGGCGCCCGCCCGGACCGACCGGGGCGCCGTCACCGTGGAGATGGCGTTCCTCCTGCCGATCATGCTGATGCTCATCTTCATGATCATCGACTTCGGCCGGGCCTTCAACGCGCAGTTGCGGATCAACGAGGCCGTCCGGCAGGGCGTGCGGACCGCGGTGCTGACCCAGCCGCCCGCCGACCCCAAGACGGCGGCGGCCGACATCATGACGACCGCGCTGGGCGGGCTGACCGTGGCCAGCCCGGAGTGGATCCAGCCCTGCACCGGGACGGCCACGGTGGCCAGGGCCACCGCCACCTACCGCTTCGAGGGGACGCTCTTTTCCCGGGAACTGACCGGACAGGCGGTCATGCAGTGCCCCAGCTGA
- a CDS encoding pilus assembly protein TadG-related protein — protein sequence MTTLFALLLSSLIVVGMLALVVDIGRLYIEREELQNGADSAALAAARGCAQDERCDPSDLLSAAAAAARANARDGAAQTTLRCLRVAGVTPMTCPYDDTQLTRCVGPRPSSGNFVEIRTSTETEDGSTLLPATFGSALLGESYQGTRAMACARAAWGALSAHPRAFRLGVHSCVFEGSPAPAFVPLEQIKAGTPDPAGETGVHRGLCAAEGSSPPEDDSVFAWLGASGDDCFQKLEAGTAQPGSEITPGWAAACRVDGRELTLDALFSENREPLVLPVYEPAAESGGGNAYHIVGFAYFLPTGYWFGPHDFQNSWSTGSDCDMADAETPQPCLIGFFTKGTLVGAVGPGDGYGLQAIQLIG from the coding sequence GTGACCACCCTCTTCGCCCTGCTGCTGAGCAGTCTCATCGTGGTCGGAATGCTGGCTTTGGTCGTGGACATCGGCCGGCTCTACATCGAGCGCGAAGAACTGCAGAACGGCGCCGACTCCGCCGCCCTGGCCGCGGCGCGCGGATGCGCCCAAGACGAGCGGTGCGACCCGAGCGACCTGCTGAGCGCGGCCGCCGCGGCGGCCCGGGCCAACGCCAGGGACGGAGCCGCCCAGACGACGTTGCGCTGCCTCCGCGTCGCCGGAGTGACGCCGATGACCTGCCCCTACGACGACACCCAGCTCACCCGGTGCGTCGGCCCCAGGCCGAGCAGCGGGAACTTCGTGGAGATCCGGACGAGCACCGAGACCGAGGACGGCAGCACACTGCTGCCGGCGACCTTCGGCAGCGCGCTGCTGGGCGAGAGTTACCAGGGCACCAGGGCGATGGCCTGTGCCCGTGCCGCCTGGGGAGCGTTGTCGGCCCATCCCCGGGCCTTCAGGCTCGGCGTCCACTCATGCGTCTTCGAAGGGTCGCCCGCCCCCGCGTTCGTGCCGCTGGAGCAGATCAAGGCGGGCACCCCCGATCCCGCCGGGGAGACCGGGGTTCACCGGGGACTGTGCGCCGCGGAGGGATCCTCGCCGCCAGAGGACGACTCCGTCTTCGCCTGGCTCGGCGCCTCCGGAGACGACTGCTTCCAGAAACTGGAGGCCGGCACCGCCCAGCCGGGCAGTGAGATCACCCCCGGCTGGGCGGCGGCCTGCCGGGTGGACGGCCGGGAGCTGACGCTGGACGCCCTCTTCAGCGAGAACCGTGAGCCGCTGGTGCTTCCCGTCTACGAACCGGCCGCCGAAAGCGGCGGGGGAAACGCCTACCACATCGTGGGCTTCGCCTATTTCCTGCCGACCGGCTACTGGTTCGGCCCGCATGACTTCCAGAACTCCTGGAGCACCGGAAGCGACTGCGACATGGCGGACGCGGAAACCCCGCAACCGTGCCTCATCGGTTTTTTCACCAAAGGCACGCTGGTCGGCGCCGTGGGACCGGGAGACGGCTACGGACTGCAGGCCATCCAACTGATCGGATGA
- a CDS encoding type II secretion system F family protein, translated as MVTGRLLAVLCGLALLLPAGTAGAAEPGGRISALEVMANRVQFLFTAHGLPPKAALDPDSVTVTAAGRTLPAKAEPPGSPRPGGPSPGGRNARAVMLVLDTSGSMSAADLAAAKAGAVAFLDLLPADVPAGFTTTGTPTRPVIDPTTDRRSLRKALGRMRTGGETALYDAMSAAVDRLARANAAEGRLVVLSDGKDSASTSTLAQVLARLKRTRIAADVVAFKTAATSEGTLRQLAADSGGRLLSSPDPRRLNAAFADAAASFRQSMWITVTLPQSLQGTALRLEVRVRAGDTAIKATASAAASPAGTAGPHGRTSASPRHAGTAPADAAGPLAGLPLPAVLGVCFAAILLLILVVGGLGRREPPEWAVRIERYRLRARPSPAEPDAEESRARNPLMRGALTLSMKITGSGRLAQRLAQDLDRAGILLRPHEWTLLRIVIGACLTAVVTPLVGNVLLAAPPVAVITWVATRAYLRGRAERRLTAFADQLPDALQLVAGSLRSGFSVAQSVERLAGLELQPMGQEMARAVAQTRLGVSTEDALRSVADRMNCRDLHWVVLAIQIQREVGGNLSEVIETTAETMRERTRLRRQIRALSAEGRLSAYVLIALPVITGGLLTVSRPDYMRPLYTTPMGIGMICLAVFLVALGWLWLSKVVKVEV; from the coding sequence ATGGTGACCGGGCGGCTGCTGGCGGTGCTGTGCGGCCTGGCGCTCCTGCTGCCCGCGGGGACGGCGGGCGCCGCCGAGCCCGGCGGGCGGATCAGCGCCCTGGAGGTGATGGCGAACCGGGTCCAGTTCCTGTTCACCGCGCACGGCCTGCCGCCGAAGGCGGCGCTGGACCCCGATTCGGTCACGGTGACGGCCGCCGGACGCACCCTGCCGGCGAAGGCCGAACCGCCCGGCTCGCCCCGCCCCGGCGGCCCCTCCCCCGGCGGGCGGAACGCGCGGGCGGTGATGCTGGTGCTGGACACCAGCGGGTCGATGAGCGCCGCCGACCTTGCGGCCGCCAAGGCGGGGGCGGTGGCCTTTCTCGACCTGCTGCCCGCCGACGTGCCCGCGGGATTCACCACCACCGGGACGCCGACACGCCCCGTGATCGATCCCACCACCGACCGCCGGTCCCTGCGCAAGGCCCTCGGCCGGATGCGGACGGGCGGGGAGACCGCCCTGTATGACGCGATGTCCGCGGCGGTGGACCGGCTGGCGCGCGCCAACGCCGCGGAGGGCCGGCTCGTGGTGCTGTCGGACGGCAAGGACTCCGCCAGCACGAGCACGCTCGCCCAGGTGCTGGCCCGGCTGAAGAGGACCCGCATCGCGGCCGACGTGGTGGCCTTCAAGACGGCGGCGACGTCGGAGGGAACGCTGCGGCAGCTGGCCGCCGACTCCGGCGGCCGCCTGCTGTCCTCGCCCGATCCCCGCCGGCTGAACGCCGCGTTCGCCGACGCGGCGGCCTCCTTCCGCCAGTCGATGTGGATCACGGTCACGCTGCCGCAGTCGCTGCAGGGCACCGCGCTGCGGCTGGAGGTGCGGGTCCGGGCCGGAGACACCGCGATCAAGGCCACGGCGTCCGCGGCGGCCTCTCCCGCCGGGACCGCCGGGCCGCACGGCCGGACCTCCGCGTCCCCCCGGCATGCGGGGACGGCCCCGGCGGACGCGGCCGGTCCCCTGGCCGGTCTGCCGCTGCCCGCGGTGCTCGGCGTCTGTTTCGCCGCGATCCTGCTGCTCATCCTGGTGGTGGGAGGTCTGGGCCGCAGGGAGCCGCCGGAATGGGCGGTGCGGATCGAGCGTTACCGGCTGCGGGCGCGGCCCTCCCCCGCCGAGCCCGATGCCGAGGAGTCCCGGGCGCGCAACCCCCTGATGCGCGGCGCGCTCACCCTCAGCATGAAGATCACCGGCTCGGGCCGGCTGGCGCAGCGCCTGGCACAGGACCTGGACCGGGCCGGAATCTTGCTGCGTCCCCATGAGTGGACCCTGCTGCGGATCGTCATCGGGGCCTGCCTGACGGCGGTGGTGACCCCGCTGGTGGGCAACGTCCTCCTCGCCGCCCCTCCGGTGGCCGTGATCACCTGGGTCGCCACCCGGGCCTATCTGCGTGGCAGGGCCGAACGGCGGCTGACGGCGTTCGCCGACCAGCTGCCGGATGCGCTGCAGCTGGTCGCCGGGTCGCTGCGGTCCGGTTTTTCGGTCGCCCAGTCGGTGGAGCGCCTGGCCGGGCTGGAGCTGCAGCCGATGGGCCAGGAGATGGCCCGTGCCGTGGCGCAGACCAGGCTGGGGGTCTCCACCGAGGACGCGCTGCGTTCGGTGGCCGACCGGATGAACTGCCGCGACCTGCACTGGGTGGTGCTGGCCATCCAGATCCAGCGGGAGGTCGGCGGCAACCTGTCGGAGGTCATCGAGACCACGGCCGAGACGATGCGCGAGCGGACCCGGCTGCGCCGTCAGATCCGGGCCCTGTCGGCCGAGGGCAGGCTCTCGGCCTATGTGCTCATCGCCCTGCCGGTCATCACCGGCGGCCTGCTGACGGTGTCACGGCCGGACTACATGCGGCCGTTGTACACCACGCCGATGGGCATAGGGATGATCTGCCTCGCGGTGTTCCTGGTGGCGCTCGGCTGGCTGTGGCTGAGCAAGGTCGTCAAGGTGGAGGTCTGA
- a CDS encoding Flp family type IVb pilin gives MITALAARIQTLDFSRLSGSRLRDRGEEGVTAVEYGLMVALAVTIAAVAFGPLRDAVQNAFQAAADALNNARS, from the coding sequence ATGATAACGGCGCTTGCCGCGCGCATCCAGACGCTGGACTTTTCCCGGCTGAGCGGTTCACGGCTGCGCGACCGCGGCGAGGAGGGGGTGACGGCCGTCGAGTACGGGCTGATGGTCGCGCTCGCGGTCACCATCGCCGCCGTCGCCTTCGGGCCGCTCCGGGACGCCGTTCAGAACGCCTTCCAGGCCGCGGCCGACGCCCTCAACAACGCCCGCTCCTGA
- the cpaB gene encoding Flp pilus assembly protein CpaB, whose product MNRRLITIVVAVALAGLGSLMVYGYVHGADERALRGQRAVNVLVAAKAIPAGTAITRLVADGYAVTRKFPASSVPDDVLSRIEDVDSDMVTGSPVRPGELIRKPLLVPRGSSQTFTVPEGKIALTVELTDPQRVAGHVVPGSKVAVFLTRRILDSNGRPRGELTETRLLMSGIDVLWIGPAPKDKSAAKTEGSSLVTLAVTQRQAEKLVWSVSGTGGGRLYLGLEGGSSELSESGSGVSSFKVFK is encoded by the coding sequence GTGAATCGCCGCCTGATCACCATCGTGGTCGCCGTGGCACTGGCCGGGCTGGGCAGCCTGATGGTGTACGGATACGTCCACGGCGCCGACGAGCGCGCGCTGCGCGGCCAGCGCGCGGTGAACGTGCTGGTGGCCGCCAAGGCGATTCCGGCGGGTACCGCGATCACCCGTCTGGTGGCCGACGGGTACGCGGTGACCCGGAAGTTCCCGGCCTCCAGCGTGCCCGACGACGTGCTGAGCCGGATCGAGGACGTCGACAGCGACATGGTGACCGGATCGCCCGTCCGGCCCGGCGAGCTGATCCGCAAGCCGCTGCTGGTGCCGCGCGGCTCCAGCCAGACCTTCACCGTCCCAGAAGGCAAGATCGCGCTGACGGTGGAGCTGACCGACCCGCAGCGGGTGGCCGGGCACGTGGTGCCCGGCTCCAAGGTGGCGGTCTTCCTGACCCGCAGGATCCTCGACTCGAACGGCCGGCCCCGGGGAGAGCTGACCGAGACCAGGCTGCTGATGTCCGGCATCGACGTGCTGTGGATCGGTCCGGCTCCCAAGGACAAGTCGGCGGCCAAGACCGAAGGTTCCAGCCTGGTCACCTTGGCCGTCACCCAGCGGCAGGCCGAAAAGCTGGTCTGGAGCGTCTCCGGGACGGGCGGCGGGCGCCTTTACCTCGGGCTGGAGGGCGGATCCTCGGAGCTGTCGGAGAGCGGGTCCGGGGTCAGCAGCTTCAAGGTCTTCAAATAA
- a CDS encoding collagen-like protein — MGLRSKAGVVTLVGLATANCVVLVSGGVAVANSSAASSKVVRACVKKSGGATRIVGAKTKCRKNERLVTWNKTGPKGARGPAGPKGARGPAGPKGATGPAGPRGATGPQGPKGDRGPQGPKGDPGPQGPPGPLPAAFRKHQPFTLPVGEDFTKVAWIDLPAGTYVIQAGALIVGGDARCGISANGAAPAYNQIVSSGGLAEGMWRPLTEIIRVPGTGQATLMCARIPQRGQPSVGADLTAIKVNDSSIEN; from the coding sequence ATGGGATTGCGCAGCAAGGCCGGGGTGGTCACATTGGTGGGCCTGGCAACGGCCAACTGCGTGGTACTGGTGAGCGGAGGCGTCGCGGTCGCCAACTCCTCCGCCGCATCGTCCAAAGTCGTCAGAGCGTGCGTCAAAAAATCCGGCGGCGCGACGCGCATCGTGGGGGCCAAGACCAAGTGCCGTAAAAACGAACGGCTGGTGACCTGGAACAAGACCGGCCCCAAGGGCGCCCGCGGACCCGCCGGCCCCAAGGGCGCCCGCGGACCCGCCGGCCCCAAGGGCGCCACCGGCCCGGCCGGTCCCAGGGGCGCCACCGGCCCCCAGGGGCCGAAGGGCGATCGCGGCCCTCAGGGACCGAAGGGCGACCCCGGTCCCCAGGGGCCGCCCGGGCCGCTGCCCGCCGCGTTCCGCAAGCACCAGCCCTTCACCCTTCCCGTGGGAGAGGACTTCACCAAGGTCGCCTGGATCGACCTGCCGGCGGGGACCTACGTGATCCAGGCCGGGGCGCTCATCGTCGGAGGCGACGCCCGCTGCGGGATCTCGGCCAACGGCGCCGCCCCCGCCTACAACCAGATCGTGTCCTCCGGCGGGCTGGCCGAGGGAATGTGGCGTCCGCTCACCGAGATCATCAGGGTGCCGGGCACCGGTCAGGCCACCTTGATGTGCGCCCGGATTCCCCAAAGGGGCCAGCCCTCGGTGGGCGCCGACCTCACCGCGATCAAGGTGAACGACAGCTCCATCGAGAACTGA
- a CDS encoding CpaF family protein, whose protein sequence is MSSLSERLARLQREAEQPAAEPTTALVHTPHRRSTRPLDPFAGLKRRVHQALVEALGPRMYDVNLSAGELENRVRSTLQMVLEQEDTPMTAADRARLSQEIFDEVMGLGPLEPYLNDPEVTEIMVNGPGQIYVERNGRLELAAGAFAGEGSLRRTIDKIVARVGRRIDESSPMVDARLPDGSRVNAVVPPVALDGSLLTIRKFAADPFTVHDLVDFGTLTPQVADLLAACVRGRLNILISGGTGSGKTTTLNVLSSFIPPDERIVTIEDSAELQLRQEHVLRLESRPPNIEGRGEVTIRDLVRNALRMRPDRIVVGEVRDGAALDMLQAMNTGHDGSLTTVHANAPREAMARLETMVLMSGMDLPVRAIREQIASAIDLVIHQARFKDGSRRITHVTEVSGLEGEVITLQDVFLFDMRAGVDADGRALGRLRPTGLRPRFLERLLDAGITVPNEIFEIGRGGQTMGRPPW, encoded by the coding sequence ATGAGCAGCCTGAGTGAACGGCTGGCCCGGCTGCAGCGGGAGGCCGAGCAGCCGGCCGCGGAGCCGACCACCGCGCTGGTCCACACGCCCCACCGCCGCTCGACCCGTCCGCTGGACCCGTTCGCCGGGCTCAAGCGCCGGGTCCACCAGGCGCTGGTGGAGGCGCTCGGCCCGCGCATGTACGACGTCAACCTCAGCGCGGGCGAGCTGGAGAACCGGGTCCGCAGCACCCTGCAGATGGTGCTGGAGCAAGAGGACACCCCGATGACGGCGGCCGACCGGGCCCGGCTCAGCCAGGAGATCTTCGACGAGGTGATGGGGCTGGGGCCGCTGGAGCCCTACCTCAACGACCCCGAGGTCACCGAGATCATGGTCAACGGCCCGGGCCAGATCTACGTGGAGCGCAACGGCAGGCTGGAGCTGGCCGCGGGGGCGTTCGCGGGCGAGGGCAGCCTGCGCCGCACCATCGACAAGATCGTGGCCCGGGTGGGGCGGCGGATCGACGAGTCCAGCCCCATGGTGGACGCCCGGCTGCCGGACGGCAGCCGGGTCAACGCGGTGGTGCCGCCGGTGGCGCTGGACGGGTCGCTGCTGACCATCCGCAAGTTCGCCGCCGACCCGTTCACCGTGCACGACCTGGTGGACTTCGGCACCCTCACCCCGCAGGTGGCCGACCTGCTGGCGGCCTGCGTGCGGGGCCGGCTGAACATTCTGATCAGCGGCGGCACCGGCTCGGGCAAGACCACCACCCTCAATGTGCTCAGCTCCTTCATTCCGCCCGATGAGCGCATCGTGACCATCGAGGACTCCGCCGAGCTGCAGCTGCGCCAAGAGCACGTGCTGCGGCTGGAGTCCCGTCCCCCCAACATCGAGGGCCGCGGCGAGGTGACCATCCGCGACCTGGTGCGCAACGCGCTGCGGATGCGCCCGGACCGGATCGTGGTGGGCGAGGTCCGCGACGGGGCGGCCCTGGACATGCTGCAGGCCATGAACACCGGCCACGACGGGTCGCTGACCACGGTGCACGCCAACGCGCCCCGGGAGGCCATGGCCCGGCTGGAGACGATGGTGCTGATGTCGGGGATGGACCTGCCGGTGCGGGCGATCCGCGAGCAGATCGCCTCCGCCATCGACCTGGTCATCCACCAGGCGCGCTTTAAGGACGGCTCCCGGCGCATCACCCACGTCACCGAGGTGTCCGGCCTAGAAGGCGAGGTCATCACGCTGCAGGACGTGTTCCTGTTCGACATGCGGGCGGGGGTGGACGCCGACGGCCGGGCGCTGGGCAGGCTGCGGCCGACCGGGCTGCGGCCCCGCTTCCTGGAACGGCTGCTGGATGCGGGCATCACCGTCCCGAACGAGATCTTCGAGATCGGCCGGGGCGGGCAGACGATGGGCCGGCCGCCATGGTGA
- a CDS encoding AAA family ATPase: protein MPIVCEPDGSTARRLVAGFREHGRTVADLKTLEQMLAADPDELIVVFGPGAPLEAVLSFAAARRFTRPSLGVVLVRTALEVNTLAQAMRAGIREVVPDRDFPALMEACKRCWEVSSRLRAAEQAQLPEGGAAGPGKDGTVVVLFAGKGGCGKSMVSTNLAVALARRERQVCLVDLDLAFGDVGIMLQLSPQRTIVDAVPMGQNMDQTGVRSLLVRHESGVHAVLAPVAPGDAEKITGRLVTDLLAVLRQMFDVVIVDTPSQFSETVLAALDAADRHLLLAGPEVTALKALRVTLDMLDLLGYPAAGRKILLNRADVRAGLSRSDIDRVAGRPVNVRIPSSSDIPASINKGVPLALSHPGHQVSRAIEEVADLVLGEERRPPGRLRRRGGLRRAKAGR from the coding sequence ATGCCGATCGTCTGCGAACCCGACGGGAGCACCGCACGGCGGCTGGTCGCCGGCTTCCGCGAGCACGGCCGCACCGTCGCGGATCTGAAGACGCTGGAGCAGATGCTGGCGGCCGACCCCGACGAGCTGATCGTGGTGTTCGGGCCCGGCGCGCCGCTGGAGGCGGTGCTGAGCTTCGCCGCGGCCCGCCGCTTCACCCGCCCCTCGCTCGGGGTCGTGCTGGTGCGCACCGCCCTGGAGGTCAACACGCTCGCCCAGGCGATGCGCGCGGGAATCCGCGAGGTGGTGCCCGACCGGGACTTTCCCGCCCTGATGGAGGCGTGCAAGCGCTGCTGGGAGGTCTCCTCCCGGCTGCGGGCCGCCGAGCAGGCCCAGCTGCCGGAGGGCGGCGCCGCCGGCCCCGGCAAGGACGGCACGGTGGTGGTGCTGTTCGCCGGCAAGGGCGGCTGCGGCAAGTCGATGGTCTCCACCAATCTGGCGGTCGCGCTGGCGCGCCGGGAACGCCAGGTGTGCCTGGTGGATCTGGACCTGGCGTTCGGCGACGTGGGGATCATGCTGCAGCTCAGCCCGCAGCGCACGATCGTCGACGCGGTGCCCATGGGCCAGAACATGGACCAGACCGGGGTGCGCTCCCTGCTGGTGCGGCACGAGTCGGGAGTGCACGCGGTGCTGGCGCCGGTCGCCCCCGGCGACGCCGAGAAGATCACCGGCCGGCTGGTGACCGATCTGCTGGCGGTGCTGCGGCAGATGTTCGACGTGGTGATCGTGGACACCCCTTCCCAGTTCAGCGAGACGGTGCTGGCCGCCCTGGACGCCGCCGACCGGCATCTGCTGCTGGCCGGCCCCGAGGTCACCGCCCTGAAGGCGCTGCGGGTGACGCTGGACATGCTGGACCTGCTGGGCTACCCGGCGGCCGGCCGCAAGATCCTGCTCAACCGGGCCGACGTGCGGGCCGGGCTGTCGCGCTCGGACATCGACCGGGTGGCCGGACGCCCGGTCAACGTGCGCATCCCGTCCAGTTCCGACATCCCGGCCTCGATCAACAAGGGCGTCCCGCTGGCCCTGTCCCACCCCGGCCACCAGGTCAGCCGCGCCATCGAGGAGGTGGCCGACCTGGTGCTCGGCGAGGAGCGGCGGCCGCCGGGACGGCTGCGCCGCCGGGGCGGGCTGCGCCGGGCGAAGGCGGGCCGGTGA
- a CDS encoding type II secretion system F family protein, with product MTGVATLLAGMGALAAALVLLLSPPRRSDRPTGVAGALHSIETEYAGKATGTVPPPSRDERLAEPLMRRLRMLAQSLSPGTGVEGLQRRLDLAGNPGAWTPERILSYKGLGLLAVGATGALVGSGSVPGILLGAALGSLFGFFLPDILLYNAGLRRQEELKRSLPDTLDLLVVSVEAGLGFDAALTRVAQHTSGPLAEELARVLQEIRIGKSRTEALRSMGERVAVEEVRTFIAALVQASELGMSIGVVLREQAREARLKRRQRAEEMAQKVPVKVMFPVVLCILPALIITVVGPGVLSIMESPLFR from the coding sequence ATGACGGGCGTTGCCACCCTGCTGGCCGGGATGGGCGCCCTCGCGGCGGCTCTCGTCCTCCTGCTGAGCCCGCCGCGGCGGAGCGACCGGCCCACCGGCGTCGCGGGCGCCCTGCACTCGATCGAGACCGAGTACGCCGGGAAGGCGACCGGGACGGTCCCGCCGCCGTCCCGGGACGAGCGGCTCGCCGAGCCCTTGATGCGGCGGCTGCGGATGCTGGCCCAGTCGCTCAGCCCCGGCACCGGCGTCGAGGGCCTGCAGCGCCGCCTGGACCTGGCGGGCAATCCCGGCGCATGGACGCCGGAGCGCATCCTGTCCTACAAGGGGCTCGGGCTGCTGGCGGTGGGCGCGACGGGCGCGCTGGTCGGCAGCGGCAGCGTGCCCGGGATCCTGCTGGGGGCGGCGTTGGGCTCCCTGTTCGGTTTCTTCCTGCCCGACATCCTGCTCTACAACGCCGGGCTGCGCCGCCAGGAGGAGCTGAAGCGCTCCCTGCCCGACACCCTGGACCTGCTGGTGGTCAGCGTGGAGGCCGGGCTCGGCTTCGACGCCGCGCTCACCCGGGTGGCGCAGCACACCAGCGGGCCGCTGGCCGAGGAGCTGGCCCGGGTGCTTCAGGAGATCAGGATCGGCAAGTCCCGGACCGAAGCGCTGCGGTCGATGGGCGAGCGGGTCGCCGTGGAAGAGGTGCGGACGTTCATCGCGGCCCTGGTGCAGGCCAGTGAGCTGGGGATGTCGATCGGTGTGGTGCTGCGCGAACAGGCCCGGGAGGCGCGGCTCAAAAGACGTCAGCGCGCCGAGGAGATGGCGCAGAAGGTCCCGGTGAAAGTCATGTTCCCGGTGGTGCTCTGCATTCTCCCCGCTCTTATCATCACCGTCGTCGGGCCGGGGGTTTTGAGCATCATGGAAAGCCCGCTGTTTCGGTGA
- a CDS encoding response regulator transcription factor yields the protein MGIRVVVVDAHTLSRHGLAQLAEREPDIDFAGGAGTLAQAAARVAACSPDVVVVSTRLPDGDGLDLVRTLRTRDRELGAVVLGPPEDDEALFRAMEAEASAYVTTSAPAAEVVAAIRHAAVAPGSFTSAGLAQALARRRTGELLSPRERQVLALLMEGRSIAAIADSMHLSHSTAKTYAARLYEKLGAANRTQAVMTALRLGLIKQDSLVPPPRLPETARFR from the coding sequence ATGGGCATTCGGGTCGTGGTCGTCGACGCCCATACGCTCAGCCGCCATGGCCTGGCGCAGCTCGCCGAACGCGAGCCGGACATCGACTTCGCCGGAGGGGCGGGGACCCTGGCGCAGGCCGCCGCGCGGGTCGCCGCCTGCTCGCCGGACGTGGTCGTGGTGTCCACCAGGCTGCCGGACGGGGACGGGCTGGACCTGGTCCGCACGCTGCGCACCCGCGACCGGGAACTGGGCGCGGTGGTGCTGGGGCCGCCCGAGGACGACGAGGCGCTGTTTCGCGCCATGGAGGCCGAGGCGTCGGCCTACGTGACCACCTCCGCCCCGGCCGCCGAGGTCGTGGCGGCCATCCGGCACGCCGCGGTCGCCCCCGGTTCCTTCACCTCCGCCGGCCTGGCCCAGGCCCTGGCCCGCCGCCGCACCGGCGAACTGCTGAGCCCGCGCGAACGCCAGGTGCTGGCCCTGCTGATGGAGGGCCGCTCCATCGCCGCGATCGCCGACAGCATGCACCTGAGCCATTCGACGGCCAAGACCTATGCGGCCCGCCTGTATGAGAAGCTCGGCGCCGCCAACCGCACCCAGGCGGTGATGACCGCCCTGCGCCTCGGCCTGATCAAACAGGACTCCCTGGTCCCCCCGCCCCGGCTGCCGGAGACCGCCCGCTTCCGCTGA